The nucleotide sequence CCAGTATGGGCAGAAGAGTTTGCTTTTAGGACTGGAAcattccaaacaaacaaacaaaaaaatttttttttttaaaaagaacacttttGGGGAAAAGTATCTATTTGGGGTTTGAGTCCTTTAGGAAATGCCTTTCCCTGGTTGGATGTCATTCCATCCCTTGCTCCTTGGGTATAAGGGTTATGGGATATGAAACAGGAATCCTAAGAGCTTTGATGGGCTCAGAAAGGGGTCCTTTGGCTCCAATTCTGGGAGCCCAAAGGAGGCTACAAAAGTGGCTTTGCTCCTAGTGTCCGTTTGGAGGCCAGACTCCTGATGTGGGTTTGCGTCTCATCTTTGCAACTTAACTAGCTGTCTGACTGGGGACAAGTACCTTTCTCTTGGAGTCTGCAATTCTCACCTGCAAACAGAGCAAATAATTCCTCCCAGGGttattgggaaaaaataaatccaatggGACAATTTATGTGAAAGCATCTTGCCAAGTACCTGGTACTTGGTGGATATTTAAACACAGCTGGGAGGAAAAATGTTTGGGGAGGAAGAATTTGCCAGTATTTTTCCAGACACATCCAAGTGAGCATGTTTATAGTGGGATGACATGACTCCGTGACCCTGGGTCAGCCTTTATACCTTCCTGACCCTCAATTTCCCCTCAGAAGAGATTTCTGACTCCAAGAGGAAGAGACCCCTAGAATTTAAGGTTAAAGGTCAGACTGTGTCACTTTCTGCAACAGATTCAATATTTATTACCTCGCTTCCAAGATGCCTTCAATTGTATGGTGCACAACTGAATAAAAAACAGcttttggagagagaaaaaaatactacattAATGGACCCATCAATTTAAAGACATATTCTGATTTCAGAATCATTAGCATGTGAACAAATATGTCTTACAATTGAAGAAATACTGTAACAATAATGCTGGCTCTCGTTTATTAAGTGCCTGCTGAGTGCCAGGGACCACCTGAGTGGTTCTACCAAGTCCTTGACTAATTAAAGTCAGTCTGTGAGTCTTATGGTTAGCAAACCCAATGTGGAGCGCTCCTGTCACTCTTTCAAGGCCACACGACCAGAAGTAGGGCTTGGAAGGCAAGCCTTAATTTCAAAATGCTTTTCCCTCTCAATAGATTGTTCTCTGGGCTCAGAGTCAAAGAGATCAGCTCTGTACAGAGAAACACTTTTCGAATTTGGGGCTTTGAAGGTGACTGGGACGGACACAGGTCACATAAACAGGGTTGTAATCTTATCAGTTTCTAATACTGGTTGTTGGAGGGAAGGTACGACCGGAGAGAGAGACGACTGCTCAGAATCCAAACAGGGGGAAGCCAAGAAATGAGACCGAGTCAGGCTTAATCCAGCcccaaagggagaggagaggctcTGACCCGCTCCTGGCTCATTCAGGCCCACAGACACTATACTAAGCTTTTGCCCTAAAGGCCATCTTTCCTCAAGGTCACCCTATTCCTTCTCTGAGTCTCTAGTGATTAAGTAGAAAACTTTGGAGAAGAACTGTCTTTCTCATAACCTTTCTTAAAGACAGAGAATTCAGCTAACTGATTGTCATGAGCTAGCTAGCAGTCCTCTAGTGCTGGAGCTAGTTATAGATTAACAAGTTAGTTTTTTGGTTAGTTAGCCCAGGTTAGTTGCCCGGTGCCTGATGAATGGCATGGAATATTTTGCCCTGCAAAGCTGTGGCTACAGCACTTATTATGACCAGACCCCAGGAGCAGACCCTTTGGTGATATACTCGGGAGCATGCTCGGACCCCTGACTCTAGACCAGAAGGCCCCTGGGCTGTCTGTCTAGCAATGGGGGGGAAGACAGCTACGCCCACTGCAGTGGATTCCCAGCACAGCCTTTCCTCATCAGAGCACAAAAGAATGTTCCACAGCTTTCTGAAAGGGTGGCAGCAGGGAGATGGAGCAGCTAGGGTGGGGTAGGGCGGGGTTGGGGGCTGCCTGAGCATCTGGACTTGCATGAGATGCCCCTTGTTGACCCAACCGGAACAGGAAGGAACTCATAGTGAAGCTGCGGAGGAGAATGTGCTTCTGAGTCTTGAATGGGGAAGGCTCTTTGGACGGTGGCCAAGATAGCAccaaggtggtggtggtgggggggtcatCGAGTCTCCACGTGGACGTCAACGGGACTGAAGGTCACAGTAGGAGGGTGTTGGCTGCTGTTGTTgtttgagcccaaggcagacgggGAGGCTGGCTTGGGCCCCTTGGGCTCCAGCTCCCGCCTGGTCCTCATTTTCCTGGAATGAGATATGCATGCATGCTTGAGTGTTTCACCTCGTATACTCTGTGATTTCGATTCTGGCAAGGACTATAATGTAGATCGTCATTAAATCACGTTGCTTGATTGCCAACCACAAAATTGTACAACTAACCGGAAGGGACCTTAGACATCATCTAGCTTGACCCTTCCATTTTTGTGTGTAACTCAGATTAGATattgaaaatgcttttttttctgttaaggaATGAGTTAAGTGTCCTACATTTAAGACTATATTaaggacaaaatgaaaatactatgattttttttttctattccaagtTGTGGCGTGAGTTAAATTTTGCAGTTTCATTACCATTTGCCATGTCGACTGCTAGAAATATTTAAGAACTTTTTGCACAATTGAGAAGAGAATGGACTTAAAATGTATATCCAATCTTTCATTTCATATGCCAGAAAATTCGATGACTACAACAATCATTAATTCAAACGTCTACATGAAATTTCATCTTGTTGACTTAACAAGATGACCTAAcaacctaactttttttttttttttttagtttcaaatGCTCAGGAAAGTTGCACAAATAGTACAATTCGTACCTGAGTAGCCTTCATGGAACAATTCACTGATTACCAGCAGTTTGCCACGTTTGCCTCTTTGTCTCTCAGTTCATTTACGCACATggacatacatatatacacagagtgttttttaaaatcctgaacTATTGGAGTCAGTTGCAGACGTCATGTCACATCGCCCCTAAATACTTCTCAAAACAAAGGCATTCTCCACGTAACCAAGACTCAGCTGTCCTACTTGGAGAGccttccattttaaagataacaCAGTCAAGGCTCAGGGAGGTTAGAGACTGAGTTCCAGTATCCGAGTTGCAGCCTGGGCAACGTTGTAAACAGGGTGGGGTGGGTAGATCTCTCCCCAAATAACAACCTAGGAAAGGGGCTCAGAGCTCCAGCAATGATGGCCAGGAATGAAAGGCAGACACCGTGGTTGGATGCCACTTCCTGGTCTGGGATGGATTCAAACTGTAATaccctcaaaatttaaaaaaaataacctattaagtgttgttactattattattacatatagTGGTGGGAGTATTTTCTTTGAAACCACATGTACTGGATTTAAAATCCcaactctggggcgcctgggtggctcagttggctaagcagctgccttaggctcagatcatgatcctggaatgctgggactgagtcccacatttggCACCcaggtcagtggggagtctgcttctccctctgactcttcctcctctcatgctctctcattctctctctctcaaataaataaataaataaataaaatcctaaaaaaaaaaagaatcccaactCTGCCAGCGAGGCTGAGTAAACTTGGGCTTGTTGGCTCATTTCCCAGTGCGTATTTCACACCTACAAAATTGGGGGATATAGAATTACCCACCTGGTGGGGTTGTAgtgaggatccaatgagttaatACATACACGGAGCTTAGAATCATGCCTCGCACATCATAAGAGATCAATATATGTATACCATATATGCGTAcattatatacacattttatacacatatataatataaaacatgttttataaatAACACTATTATAAAAACAATGCATGTCTGCACCTCCTCAAAATAAAGACGcgtaccccctccccctgcaaaaACCAGCCAACCAGCAATCTCATCATGCGGACACACTGGATATTAACACCTGGCCCTGTAGCATTTGAATCCTccttggttttgtgtgtgtaacCCACATGTATAATTATAATGTACATATTATCTTGTAAACTTTGCCAATATATTGTAAACAGCTTTCCTCATCAATAAACACACTtctacagtatctttttttttttttttaatggcttccaAGTCTTCTATGATGTGGTTGTGTTTATAGTCTATTTTGATATCTTGCCTGGGAAGAATAACGTTCTAGCCAAGCTAGGACTTAGAGTGATTACCAAACATTTAGTCTTTGTGCAATCACACGatgttctttcctccttttggGTCCCAGAAAGTGGAGCTGGGGGTACAGGCATTCCAGTATTTGTCACGTCACACTCACGTGGTCTGCTCAACACAACCTAGCAGAGGGCTCTCTGAGAGAAAAAGACTGAAACACATTATTCTATTACTGTAAGTTACCTGTGAGTTACCTTACTGCAGTGCTCAAGGCCATTAGCACTGTCATGAGGGTTATTatattgaacaaatatttctgcAGGTGCAAAAATATTTGGTTACCATGAAGTTCCTACAGGAGAACAGATGTCAAAAAACGGCCCACAAAGGGTtagagcatttgacaaaggacTCATGGGTAGTGCGCGGCACACAGCTGGCACCCACAAGCATTAGTTCCCATTCACTCTGACATCACGGAAGGGACAAGACCCTCAGAGCCCAGGGCATCACGTACCTGTTGTACATCTTCAGCAGGATCAGAACCACAGTGAAGATGATGATGACAACTACCACAATGGCAGCAACAATGGCTCCAGAACCTAAGAGGAGAAAGGTGGAAATGGCAAATGGGCAACCTGAACAAAGGGAAGCATCCAGAGACTGGGAGGGGGACCCCACCCGGCACCTCGCATCCTCACTGGATCAGGCAGGGAGAGAATGGGATGTCCTGGCCCCCCGACTACTGACCCCAGGGCAGAGACATACCCAGAATAGCAGTGCACCCCTCCCCTCAGGGAACTTCATCTGCCAAAATCCTATCTCAGGCCAGCCTGTTGTCGACAGTCAGTCCTAACAGAGCAGCCAACTTCCTTTGTGAAACAGGCAAGCAAAACACCCTTCCCTCTTTTTGATaatacaaaaacattatttttgtagttaattttgaaactaaaaatacaagcCAAAAAGGGAACTCATTGCCCCAGGAACCACTGATCACCTACACATGCATACGCGCACCAAGTCCATCGTGTACATGCAGGTGCGCACATTAAATACTATCCAACAGTTTTTGAGTACTTGATTAATCCTGTCTGAAAACCCAcctcaaggaaataaaagtggaaaaacaGCACTTGATAAAAATGGAACCATGTTCCGTACACAGTTTTACAACCATATCCTAATCATCTTTCTGTGTAATTAATTCTGTGTAATTAACAATGTAATTACATTGTTTTTCATgattttgatggctgtgtagacCTCCATTATTTGGATGTGCCATAATTTGTTTACCAATGCCGTACTGAGgatatttatgttgttttcaattttatacCATGAAAAAGAAGGCTCTAATGAATGTCCTTGTGGCTTAATAGCATCTAATTTCAGTATCAGCAACCAGTTCCCATGGCCACCTCTCATTTCACGTTCAGAATCAATGGCCCTATGTGAActgaaactgaaaattaaaaaaaaaaacaaacaacaacaaaaaaaacccataagGGGGGGGCACATTTTAAGCCAATCTATTTGATTCTGGGGAGTTTATCTTAGGGAAGAATCCTATATACAGAAAAAGCTGCATGAATCAATATGTTAATTACATCATTTATATTCTAAATACAGGAATGGTTCAACAAGGTATGGCATGCCTAGCTCGTGAAATATACTATAATTTGAATGACATGTGGAGAAGAGAATATGGTATTTTGTACACACCCACATATATGCATTATGTTGCAACCATTAAAATATGTGCGTAAAAACATAATGacgagtaaaagaagccagaaataaaAGGGTGTGTACGGTATACTTCCATTTCCATAAAGCTCGAAACAAGGTAGAACTAATGGCCAGTGGGCAAAGTCAGAACAGCGGGTTCCCTTGACCAGGCGGGGACAGGGTGGCAAGGGACGCTGGGACGCCTGGGATCCTGGTGATGGATGGTCCTCTTCTTGATCTGCAGGCTGGTGACCCAACCGTgttcattttgtgaaaattcaccCAGCTGTGCATTTAGGAtttgggctttttgttttgttttgttttgtttttgtttttttttttaagatttttttatttatttatttgagagagagagagatcacaagtaggcagagaggcaggcagagagagagagagggaagcaggctccctgctgagcagagagcccgatgtgggactcgatcccaggatcctgagatcatgacctgagccgaaggcagcggcttaacccactgagccacccaggcgcccagttttgtttttttttaaaaggtatgtaATGCTCTTACGAAAAGGTTtactaaataaaaacaaaaataaaactatgtccAAATATTCACAGGaagaaagactggaaagaaagaaaaggagtggCGTGGGGAATCCGTTATGGAgtaatgttttgtttcttctctggCGAGTTCTGTAATGATACTTTAATCCATGGTTTTTCAACGTTGCCTGCATAACCCTTTGCTGAGGGTACCCTCCCGTGCCCTGTACAATGttcagcagcatctctggcctccacTCACTAATGTCATTAATactgcttcttcctccctgccAACTGTGACAAGCAAAAGTGTCCAAACGTTGTCAAATGTCCCCTGATAGTAAAGTGGCCAGATAAAGTACCAGGTACttatttaaattagaatttctgaTAAGTAATGAGTAATTTTTGCGATGTCTCACCTATTGCATGGCATGTCCTTATAGTGCACAAATACTGTTAGTCttcaattcaaatttaactgggtgttcTGTATCTTATTTTTGAACTCTGGCCATCTTATCTAGGGGGCAGAATCAtctagttgagaaccactgcttttaGTTAAATAAGAGCAGAATCATTTCCATCTTGCTGATGGAAACTCGATCTACCCGCCATTTCCTTTCAGAACTGTTTTGAGCTACGTCAACAGGCCTCTCTCTGTAGGTGTCCCCACCTGGCAAGGAACAGACAGACATGCGGGACCCTGTCCCAAGACTGACCCTTTCCGGGTCTCCGTGGAAGACCCACATCCTGCCAGGAACCGTTTTTCTGCCAGGACCACGGTCCGGAGCTGTCATCACTGGGGAGACACTCCACGTGTGTTGGGAAGCCTGTTCCACGTGCGGGGGGTACGTGCCAGACCAACAGAAAAGACGGAAACAGGCCCAACTTCCCCTCATATGATTAACTGGTATTCTGAAGAGTGGTTGTTAAGTTTTTCCTTCCGGGCATCCCTTGCTCCTGCCAAATGTCTCCCTGGGACTACTCCCGCCCCCACTCATTTACTCTGTCAATTGATGGGATGTTTTGCCTTGTAAAAACAGTATGAAGAGTATGAAAGTAGTTACATTTTAAGGTGACTCATTGAGGGACATCTTACAGGAGAGTCAATGTCCTTTGCCCTCCAGACCCCAAAACTCCCTGATGACAACAGCAGTCACAGCAGTAACGATCACAATACTACTCATTAGGTAGTTTGTGTGACTCGAGGCTATTCTAAGTTCCTTACATGGATCATGTGGTTTAGTCTTCACACCATTCCTGTGTGTGATGTGAAGAGTAGCTTCATTaatatccccatcttacagacgaGGGAACAGACACAAAGCTGTGAGGTCACGTGCTCACGGTCACGGTGGGCCTATGGCAGAAGTGCCACTGGGACTATCTCTGGAACCCACGCTCTTGACCTCGACACCAGGAGCGGACCACAGTCCTCATCCCGCCATCCCTCCCCTGGCTGCCAAGCCAAGTCGACCTTACTCTTGTACAGAAAGTCTTCTTCTCTGGTGGTCACGTTCAAGGAGAAGAAGGTAGTACCCCCCAAAGGGGTGGCTGTGGTCATCTTGATCCTGGGAAGAACAAAGATGAAATTTCATTTAACACCAGGGTGACCTTTATAATGCCTGTGTGATGCCTCCTTTGGTCCTCACCTGGATGACCAGAGAAGAGTCAAATAGGCGGTTTCTCCTAGCAGCAAGTAAATACAAGGCCTTCTACTGTCTACTGAggagaattaaaaataatgtctgaCATTTGTAAAGAACTTCATCATTCAAGGCAGTTTAattcaacaatatttattaaatttttcctaATGAGGTTTTACCCAGAATGTCTAAACTGTTATCTTCTAGAAACTGTGTGGGGGAGGCTATGATtgtcattttactgatgaaagTGAAGTCCCCAGGGCTTCATGGAGCCCCAAGTTTGCATTTAACCC is from Meles meles chromosome 1, mMelMel3.1 paternal haplotype, whole genome shotgun sequence and encodes:
- the LOC123937215 gene encoding noncompact myelin-associated protein isoform X1, which produces MVSGSEKSAGEWPLRGQAEESKGRIKMTTATPLGGTTFFSLNVTTREEDFLYKSSGAIVAAIVVVVIIIFTVVLILLKMYNRKMRTRRELEPKGPKPASPSALGSNNNSSQHPPTVTFSPVDVHVETR
- the LOC123937215 gene encoding noncompact myelin-associated protein isoform X2 codes for the protein MTTATPLGGTTFFSLNVTTREEDFLYKSSGAIVAAIVVVVIIIFTVVLILLKMYNRKMRTRRELEPKGPKPASPSALGSNNNSSQHPPTVTFSPVDVHVETR